From Pseudodesulfovibrio sp. S3, a single genomic window includes:
- a CDS encoding protein jag: MSDFKEFQGKDLDEAIESACDYYNLKRDRLEIEIMAGGSSGIFGIMGVKKAKVKARPQAQVNASDILNGDDAAPAKPKQESKPKAKPKPKAQAAPKPEAKAEIEEPNGNLIPVEVFNDVNGNVDRGDQAEGPARNARKPREKKPRQAKSERQPRRENKPREKKAREPREPREPREPREQQEERPRSDMSEFDPVVLEAAVREVMVKLLDPIVGETTLEITLETDRVKVFIDDEENSGLIIGREGQTLSSIQYLVNRLVSRKMEASVRIQVDTGDYRERQDDKLRQIALHLAEKADSLGRTQSTKPLSSYHRRVIHLVLQENETVFTRSKGDGPMKRVLIVPKSRKNGSRARY; the protein is encoded by the coding sequence ATGAGCGACTTCAAAGAATTCCAGGGCAAGGACCTGGACGAAGCCATCGAAAGCGCATGTGATTACTACAATCTCAAACGCGACCGGCTGGAAATCGAGATCATGGCCGGAGGCTCCTCCGGGATCTTCGGCATCATGGGCGTCAAAAAAGCCAAGGTCAAAGCCAGGCCGCAAGCCCAGGTTAACGCCTCTGACATCCTCAATGGCGACGATGCGGCACCAGCCAAGCCCAAACAGGAATCCAAGCCTAAGGCAAAACCCAAGCCCAAGGCCCAAGCAGCACCAAAGCCCGAGGCCAAGGCCGAGATTGAAGAGCCCAACGGCAACCTCATTCCGGTGGAAGTTTTCAACGACGTCAACGGCAACGTCGACCGGGGAGATCAGGCCGAGGGACCTGCCCGCAATGCACGCAAACCGCGTGAAAAGAAGCCCAGACAGGCCAAGAGCGAAAGACAGCCCCGGCGCGAGAACAAGCCGCGTGAGAAAAAGGCCCGTGAACCTCGCGAGCCGCGTGAACCGCGTGAACCGCGTGAACAGCAAGAGGAACGCCCCCGCTCCGACATGTCGGAATTCGATCCTGTCGTGCTGGAAGCGGCCGTGCGGGAAGTCATGGTCAAGCTGCTCGACCCCATCGTCGGTGAAACCACCCTTGAGATTACCCTGGAAACCGACCGGGTCAAGGTCTTCATCGACGACGAAGAGAACTCCGGCCTGATCATCGGGCGCGAGGGCCAGACCCTCTCCTCCATCCAATACCTGGTCAACCGCCTCGTCTCCCGCAAGATGGAAGCCTCTGTCCGCATCCAGGTGGATACCGGCGACTATCGCGAACGCCAGGACGACAAGCTCCGCCAGATCGCCCTGCACCTGGCCGAAAAAGCGGACAGCCTGGGCCGGACCCAGTCCACCAAGCCCCTGTCCTCCTATCACCGACGTGTCATTCACCTGGTATTGCAGGAAAACGAGACCGTCTTCACCCGCTCCAAAGGCGACGGTCCCATGAAACGCGTGCTCATCGTTCCCAAGAGCCGCAAAAATGGCAGCCGCGCCCGGTACTAA
- the mnmE gene encoding tRNA uridine-5-carboxymethylaminomethyl(34) synthesis GTPase MnmE, with translation MLDPRLSRDTIAAIATPPGNGGVGIIRISGSRCRVIAGGLFRPANSAFTDFTPYRLHYGHILDRNGMELDDVLCAFMPGPKSYTGEDVVELNCHGGRAVLDAVLQEALDRGARLAERGEFTYRAFMNGRMDLSQAEAVAEMIHAPTKAAMHLAQVKLSGLLGQKITELRASLEHLRAQLAVAVDFPDDEVECLSPEELIRTCTRVRLDIESLLCAVDRTRAWREGALVVLAGRVNAGKSSLMNGLLGKNRAIVTDQPGTTRDYLEETVNLDGLSIRLTDTAGIRQTNDIIESAGLEKGRELMDQADLVLLLADGTTPLDDETLSMTGFLDAGKTLAVLNKSDQDAFDAAFGSPLTDLGFETVAVSAKTGTGLATLCNRIRERILQGAGQPDPDELAPNARQAAVLREAAEELLALEQDAATSIPYDLLSVRLETACNVLSGITGEIASNDILNSIFDSFCIGK, from the coding sequence ATGCTTGATCCAAGGTTATCCAGGGACACCATCGCGGCCATCGCCACCCCGCCCGGAAACGGCGGCGTGGGCATCATCCGCATCAGCGGCAGCCGATGTCGGGTGATTGCTGGTGGACTCTTCCGGCCCGCCAACAGTGCCTTCACCGACTTCACGCCCTATCGGCTGCATTACGGCCATATCCTCGACCGCAACGGCATGGAGCTGGACGACGTGCTCTGCGCTTTCATGCCCGGGCCCAAATCCTACACCGGCGAAGACGTGGTCGAGCTCAACTGCCACGGGGGCCGGGCCGTGCTCGATGCCGTATTGCAGGAGGCCCTTGACCGGGGTGCCCGCCTGGCAGAGCGCGGCGAATTCACCTATCGGGCTTTCATGAACGGCCGCATGGACCTGTCCCAGGCCGAAGCCGTGGCCGAGATGATTCACGCCCCCACCAAGGCCGCCATGCATCTGGCCCAGGTCAAGCTATCCGGCCTTCTCGGCCAAAAAATCACTGAACTGCGAGCCAGCCTGGAGCACCTGCGTGCCCAACTGGCCGTGGCTGTGGACTTCCCTGACGACGAGGTCGAATGCCTCTCCCCCGAGGAACTGATCCGAACCTGTACCCGAGTGCGCCTGGATATCGAATCCCTGCTCTGTGCCGTGGACCGCACACGGGCCTGGCGCGAAGGCGCACTGGTTGTCCTGGCGGGCCGTGTCAACGCAGGCAAGTCCAGTCTCATGAACGGGTTGCTCGGTAAAAACCGGGCTATCGTCACGGACCAGCCCGGCACCACTCGCGACTACCTGGAGGAGACCGTCAATCTGGACGGCCTGAGCATCCGCCTGACCGACACCGCGGGTATCCGCCAAACCAACGACATCATCGAGTCCGCCGGACTGGAAAAGGGCCGCGAGCTCATGGACCAAGCCGACCTGGTGCTGCTCCTTGCCGACGGGACCACGCCCTTGGACGACGAAACCCTGTCCATGACCGGTTTTTTGGACGCAGGCAAGACGCTGGCTGTCCTGAACAAGTCCGACCAGGACGCATTCGACGCGGCTTTCGGCTCGCCTCTGACGGACCTCGGCTTCGAAACCGTGGCTGTTTCAGCCAAGACCGGGACCGGTCTCGCCACCCTGTGCAACCGCATCCGGGAGCGTATTCTCCAAGGCGCGGGCCAACCCGACCCGGACGAACTCGCCCCCAATGCGCGGCAGGCCGCCGTACTGAGGGAGGCTGCCGAAGAACTGCTGGCCCTGGAGCAGGACGCGGCAACGTCCATTCCCTACGACCTCCTGAGCGTGCGCCTCGAAACCGCCTGCAACGTGCTTTCGGGCATCACCGGAGAGATTGCCTCCAATGACATCCTCAACTCCATCTTCGACTCCTTCTGCATAGGGAAATGA